One genomic region from Bactrocera tryoni isolate S06 chromosome 3, CSIRO_BtryS06_freeze2, whole genome shotgun sequence encodes:
- the LOC120771460 gene encoding probable 3-hydroxyisobutyrate dehydrogenase, mitochondrial: MALRIVFTMPVTKAMSQTLVRAMSSQAVASKNVGFIGLGNMGGHMASNLIKQGHKLHVFDISKQACDNLKAKGATVYDKTTDLAKNSDYVITMLPNNDIVWKAYNDMTADGVNKNTVFIDSSTIDPNLVRDLQKFISEKGARFIDAPVSGGVPGAEQATLTFMVGGTKDEYNTVKPILEGMGKRITYCGSYGMGQAAKLCNNMMLAISMIGTSEAMNLAIRQGLDPNVFAEIINSSTGRCWSSELYNPVPGVTPTAPSNRDYAGGFSTDLITKDLGLAAGVATATNTPIPLGALSHQIYRTLKAHGLGNKDFSVVYEFMKNEANN, encoded by the coding sequence ATGGCGCTACGTATCGTCTTCACAATGCCCGTGACCAAAGCTATGAGCCAAACTTTGGTGCGTGCCATGTCGTCACAGGCCGTTGCCTCCAAGAATGTTGGCTTTATCGGACTCGGCAATATGGGCGGTCATATGGCTAGCAATCTGATCAAGCAGGGTCACAAATTGCATGTCTTCGATATCTCGAAGCAGGCTTGCGACAATTTGAAAGCCAAGGGCGCAACTGTCTATGATAAGACCACCGACTTAGCGAAGAACTCTGACTACGTGATCACAATGCTGCCCAATAATGATATCGTGTGGAAGGCTTATAACGATATGACAGCCGATGGCGTTAACAAGAACACTGTCTTCATCGATTCATCCACCATCGATCCAAATTTGGTGCGAGACTTGCAGAAGTTTATTAGCGAAAAGGGTGCGCGTTTTATTGATGCACCCGTTTCGGGTGGTGTACCCGGTGCTGAGCAGGCCACACTGACCTTCATGGTTGGCGGTACGAAAGATGAATACAACACAGTTAAACCGATTCTGGAGGGTATGGGAAAACGTATAACTTACTGTGGCAGCTATGGCATGGGTCAGGCGGCGAAATTGTGCAACAACATGATGTTGGCCATTTCCATGATTGGCACATCGGAGGCCATGAATTTGGCCATACGCCAAGGTTTGGATCCAAATGTATTTGCCGAAATCATTAACTCGTCCACTGGTCGCTGCTGGTCGTCGGAGTTGTACAACCCAGTGCCCGGCGTCACACCCACAGCACCGAGTAACAGAGACTATGCTGGCGGTTTCTCCACCGATTTGATTACTAAGGATTTGGGTTTGGCTGCCGGTGTGGCCACCGCGACAAACACGCCCATTCCATTGGGCGCCCTGTCACATCAGATATACCGTACACTAAAGGCTCACGGTTTGGGCAATAAGGATTTTTCGGTTGTCTATGAATTCATGAAGAATGAGGCCAACAACTAA
- the LOC120770869 gene encoding multiple C2 and transmembrane domain-containing protein isoform X2 — MESYATGSSDNSNEKTCAKNSVVFYANSNSIKITDNSNRTMDKTKKSSSLQVAGSSRPLGKCTSELLMQRLRRKRSVVRQRLQMEFTELMEHFQRNTKLAESSKRLKSQIWSSVVTILLVKAKDLPLADDGSKLTDIHIKFRLGNEKYKSKSSWTERWLEQFDLHLFDDDQNLEISLWNRNALYGKANIDLSVFQRETTHGIWRAFEDCSGEVFLMLTISGTTALETITDLKAYKEDPREMKIMRDRYRWHRCFQNLRDVGHLTVKVFGATGLAAADIGGKSDPFCVLELGNARLQTQTEYKTLTPTWNKIFTFNVKDVTQVLEITVYDEDRDHRVEFLGKLAIPLLRIKNGVKRWYTLKDKNLCARAKGLSPQICLEMTVLWNDVRAICRILQPKEEKLIQQEAKFKRQLFLRNVNRLKVIIMYILDAARYVQSCFEWESPLRSAIAFALWILACVYGNLATVPLVLLLIIIKNWLVRMITGTSNDPAAGYYDYDYDEDDDDDKEKEEKKSIKERLQTIQEVSQTVQNTIGYLASLGESTKNTFNFSVPELTWLAVALLVGGIVVLHFIPIRFLLLFWGIMKFSRRILRPNTIPNNELLDFLSRVPDDEQINQFRELPPTAPTDQSRNNPKKKFKAS; from the exons ATGGAGAGCTATGCAACAGGCAGCAGTGATAATAGCAACGAAAAGACGTGCGCCAAAAATAGCGTCGTATTTTACGCCAATTCAAATAGCATTAAAATCACAGACAACTCAAATCGGACGATGGATAAAACCAAGAAAAGCAGCAGTCTGCAAGTGGCTGGCAGCAGCAGGCCGTTGGGTAAATGCACATCGGAATTGTTGATGCAACGGCTGCGACGCAAACGCTCCGTCGTGCGGCAACGACTGCAAATGGAGTTCACTGAGTTAATGGAG CACTTTCAGCGCAACACTAAATTGGCCGAATCATCGAAGCGTCTGAAATCACAGATCTGGAGCTCGGTCGTCACGATATTGTTGGTCAAAGCCAAAGATCTGCCATTGGCCGACGATGGCAGCAAACTTACcgatatacatattaaattcaG ACTCGGCAATGAGAAGTACAAAAGTAAGTCTTCCTGGACCGAACGTTGGCTGGAGCAATTCGATTTGCATCTCTTCGATGATGACCAAAATCTGGAAATCTCGCTTTGGAATCGCAATGCGCTCTACGGCAAAGCCAACATCGATTTGAGCGTGTTCCAACGTGAGACCACACATGGCATTTGGCGTGCCTTTGAAGACTGTTCCGGTGAAGTGTTtcttatgttgaccataagcgGCACTACCGCTCTAGAAACAATTACCGATCTCAAAGCGTACAAGGAGGATCCACGTGAGATGAAAATCATGCGCGATCGTTATCGTTGGCATCGTTGTTTTCAGAATTTACGCGATGTCGGACATCTGACAGTAAAAGTGTTCGGTGCGACGGGTTTGGCGGCAGCAGACATCGGCGGCAAGTCCGACCCATTTTGTGTGCTTGAGTTGGGTAATGCGCGTTTGCAGACACAAACCGAATACAAGACGCTAACGCCGACgtggaataaaatttttacctt TAATGTCAAGGACGTCACGCAAGTACTTGAGATAACTGTCTATGACGAGGATCGTGATCATCGTGTCGAATTTTTGGGGAAGCTGGCAATTCCACTGCTGCGCATCAAAAATGGTGTCAAACGCTGGTATACTCTAAAAGACAAAAATCTTTGCGCGCGGGCCAAAGGATTATCGCCACAG ATCTGTCTTGAGATGACCGTACTTTGGAATGATGTGCGCGCCATTTGTCGTATATTACAGCCGAAAGAGGAGAAACTGATACAGCAGGAAGCGAAATTCAAGCGTCAACTCTTTCTACGAAACGTCAATAGACTGAAAGTGATAATTATGTATATCTTGGATGCGGCGCGTTACGTACA AAGTTGCTTTGAATGGGAGTCACCGTTGCGCTCAGCCATTGCTTTTGCACTGTGGATATTGGCCTGCGTCTATGGCAATTTGGCGACTGTGCCATTAGTCTTGCTGCTAATCATAATCAA AAACTGGTTGGTGCGCATGATTACCGGTACGAGTAATGATCCTGCCGCTGGCTACTATGACTATGACTACGATGAGGATGACGATGATGATAAGGAGAAGGAGGAGAAGAAATCGATTAAAGAGCGTCTACAAACCATACAGGAAGTCTCACAAACGGTGCAAAACACGATTGGCTATCTGGCGTCGCTAGGCGAAAGCACTAAAAA cacttttaatttttccgtCCCGGAACTGACGTGGCTCGCAGTGGCGCTGCTAGTTGGCGGTATTGTGGTCTTGCACTTCATACCCATACGCTTTCTGCTACTCTTCTGGGGCATTATGAAGTTCTCGCGACGCATTCTACGCCCGAACACGATACCGAATAATGAGCTCTTGGACTTCCTATCACGTGTGCCAGACGATGAACAAATC AATCAATTCCGTGAACTGCCACCCACAGCGCCCACCGATCAGTCGCGCAATAATCctaagaaaaaattcaaagctTCATAG